A genome region from Mauremys reevesii isolate NIE-2019 linkage group 12, ASM1616193v1, whole genome shotgun sequence includes the following:
- the LAYN gene encoding layilin isoform X2 → MWQTVCRGGTQRPCYKIIYFHDALRRISFEEAHQTCRRDGGHLVSIESESEQRLIEKLIESLLASDGDFWIGLRRKEEDVDNSTECQGLYSWSDGSTSKFRNWYIDEPSCGSEICVVMYHQPSAPAGVGGSYMFQWNDDRCNMKNNFICKYSLEKPTTASEENSQVDVVTGSLKPTFPEERIKEDANETLKEPKEPVLSLVYILISSIPLLLLLMVITAIFCFWLFAKRKREHMEASPKEQDAWISPHRQNSPNLEIYNVIKKQMEADLAGTRPDIKNSSFRNPSGDHTSDNFSGDYDNVAVNTSESGFVTLTSTESGFVTNEIYELCNDQMGQSKESAWVENEIYGY, encoded by the exons ATGT GGCAGACAGTTTGCCGGGGTGGAACTCAGCGACCGTGCTACAAAATCATTTACTTTCATGATGCTTTGCGCAGAATCAGCTTTGAAGAAGCGCACCAGACATGCAGAAGAGATGGTGGACATTTAGTCAGTATTGAATCAGAATCAGAACAGAGACTGATTGAAAAATTGATTGAGAGTCTCTTGGCTTCAGATGGAGATTTTTGGATAGGACTTAGGAGAAAAGAGGAAGACGTGGACAATAGCACAGAATGTCAGGGCCTGTATTCGTGGTCTGATGGCAGTACATCCAAATTTCG GAATTGGTATATAGATGAGCCTTCCTGCGGGAGTGAGATCTGCGTTGTGATGTACCACCAGCCCTCTGCCCCGGCAGGCGTTGGAGGTTCCTATATGTTTCAGTGGAATGATGACAGATGCAACATGAAAAATAACTTCATTTGCAAATATTCTCTTG AAAAACCAACTACTGCCTCAGAAGAGAACTCCCAAGTGG atgttGTCACAGGGTCCTTGAAGCCAACGTTCCCAGAAGAACGCATTAAGGAAGATGCCAATGAAACCCTTAAAGAACCCAAAG AACCTGTTTTGAGTCTTGTCTACATCTTAATTTCCAGCATCCCTCTGCTCCTTCTCCTGATGGTCATTACAGCCATCTTCTGTTTTTGGCTTTTTGCAAAGAG GAAACGAGAGCACATGGAGGCGAGTCCAAAGGAGCAAGATGCCTGGATCTCCCCTCACAGGCAGAACAGTCCCAATTTGGAGATTTAcaatgtaattaaaaaacaaatggaGGCAGATCTGGCTGGGACCAGGCCAGATATTAAGAATTCTTCCTTCCGCAACCCTTCTGGGGACCACACATCTGACAACTTCTCCGGAGATTACGACAACGTGGCTGTGAATACTTCAGAGAGCGGTTTTGTGACGTTAACTAGTACTGAAAGTGGCTTTGTGACCAATGAGATCTATGAGCTGTGCAATGATCAGATGGGACAAAGCAAGGAGTCGGCCTGGGTGGAAAACGAAATATATGGATATTAA
- the LAYN gene encoding layilin isoform X3: MHLPSGQTVCRGGTQRPCYKIIYFHDALRRISFEEAHQTCRRDGGHLVSIESESEQRLIEKLIESLLASDGDFWIGLRRKEEDVDNSTECQGLYSWSDGSTSKFRNWYIDEPSCGSEICVVMYHQPSAPAGVGGSYMFQWNDDRCNMKNNFICKYSLEKPTTASEENSQVDVVTGSLKPTFPEERIKEDANETLKEPKEPVLSLVYILISSIPLLLLLMVITAIFCFWLFAKRKREHMEASPKEQDAWISPHRQNSPNLEIYNVIKKQMEADLAGTRPDIKNSSFRNPSGDHTSDNFSGDYDNVAVNTSESGFVTLTSTESGFVTNEIYELCNDQMGQSKESAWVENEIYGY, encoded by the exons ATGCACCTCCCAAGTG GGCAGACAGTTTGCCGGGGTGGAACTCAGCGACCGTGCTACAAAATCATTTACTTTCATGATGCTTTGCGCAGAATCAGCTTTGAAGAAGCGCACCAGACATGCAGAAGAGATGGTGGACATTTAGTCAGTATTGAATCAGAATCAGAACAGAGACTGATTGAAAAATTGATTGAGAGTCTCTTGGCTTCAGATGGAGATTTTTGGATAGGACTTAGGAGAAAAGAGGAAGACGTGGACAATAGCACAGAATGTCAGGGCCTGTATTCGTGGTCTGATGGCAGTACATCCAAATTTCG GAATTGGTATATAGATGAGCCTTCCTGCGGGAGTGAGATCTGCGTTGTGATGTACCACCAGCCCTCTGCCCCGGCAGGCGTTGGAGGTTCCTATATGTTTCAGTGGAATGATGACAGATGCAACATGAAAAATAACTTCATTTGCAAATATTCTCTTG AAAAACCAACTACTGCCTCAGAAGAGAACTCCCAAGTGG atgttGTCACAGGGTCCTTGAAGCCAACGTTCCCAGAAGAACGCATTAAGGAAGATGCCAATGAAACCCTTAAAGAACCCAAAG AACCTGTTTTGAGTCTTGTCTACATCTTAATTTCCAGCATCCCTCTGCTCCTTCTCCTGATGGTCATTACAGCCATCTTCTGTTTTTGGCTTTTTGCAAAGAG GAAACGAGAGCACATGGAGGCGAGTCCAAAGGAGCAAGATGCCTGGATCTCCCCTCACAGGCAGAACAGTCCCAATTTGGAGATTTAcaatgtaattaaaaaacaaatggaGGCAGATCTGGCTGGGACCAGGCCAGATATTAAGAATTCTTCCTTCCGCAACCCTTCTGGGGACCACACATCTGACAACTTCTCCGGAGATTACGACAACGTGGCTGTGAATACTTCAGAGAGCGGTTTTGTGACGTTAACTAGTACTGAAAGTGGCTTTGTGACCAATGAGATCTATGAGCTGTGCAATGATCAGATGGGACAAAGCAAGGAGTCGGCCTGGGTGGAAAACGAAATATATGGATATTAA
- the LAYN gene encoding layilin isoform X1: MGLGQALAAAAMCAAVLGCAGASRLLSGQTVCRGGTQRPCYKIIYFHDALRRISFEEAHQTCRRDGGHLVSIESESEQRLIEKLIESLLASDGDFWIGLRRKEEDVDNSTECQGLYSWSDGSTSKFRNWYIDEPSCGSEICVVMYHQPSAPAGVGGSYMFQWNDDRCNMKNNFICKYSLEKPTTASEENSQVDVVTGSLKPTFPEERIKEDANETLKEPKEPVLSLVYILISSIPLLLLLMVITAIFCFWLFAKRKREHMEASPKEQDAWISPHRQNSPNLEIYNVIKKQMEADLAGTRPDIKNSSFRNPSGDHTSDNFSGDYDNVAVNTSESGFVTLTSTESGFVTNEIYELCNDQMGQSKESAWVENEIYGY; encoded by the exons ATGGGACTGGGACAGGCGCTGGCGGCCGCGGCCATGTGCGCCGCGGTGCTGGGGTGCGCAGGAGCGTCCCGGCTGCTGAGCG GGCAGACAGTTTGCCGGGGTGGAACTCAGCGACCGTGCTACAAAATCATTTACTTTCATGATGCTTTGCGCAGAATCAGCTTTGAAGAAGCGCACCAGACATGCAGAAGAGATGGTGGACATTTAGTCAGTATTGAATCAGAATCAGAACAGAGACTGATTGAAAAATTGATTGAGAGTCTCTTGGCTTCAGATGGAGATTTTTGGATAGGACTTAGGAGAAAAGAGGAAGACGTGGACAATAGCACAGAATGTCAGGGCCTGTATTCGTGGTCTGATGGCAGTACATCCAAATTTCG GAATTGGTATATAGATGAGCCTTCCTGCGGGAGTGAGATCTGCGTTGTGATGTACCACCAGCCCTCTGCCCCGGCAGGCGTTGGAGGTTCCTATATGTTTCAGTGGAATGATGACAGATGCAACATGAAAAATAACTTCATTTGCAAATATTCTCTTG AAAAACCAACTACTGCCTCAGAAGAGAACTCCCAAGTGG atgttGTCACAGGGTCCTTGAAGCCAACGTTCCCAGAAGAACGCATTAAGGAAGATGCCAATGAAACCCTTAAAGAACCCAAAG AACCTGTTTTGAGTCTTGTCTACATCTTAATTTCCAGCATCCCTCTGCTCCTTCTCCTGATGGTCATTACAGCCATCTTCTGTTTTTGGCTTTTTGCAAAGAG GAAACGAGAGCACATGGAGGCGAGTCCAAAGGAGCAAGATGCCTGGATCTCCCCTCACAGGCAGAACAGTCCCAATTTGGAGATTTAcaatgtaattaaaaaacaaatggaGGCAGATCTGGCTGGGACCAGGCCAGATATTAAGAATTCTTCCTTCCGCAACCCTTCTGGGGACCACACATCTGACAACTTCTCCGGAGATTACGACAACGTGGCTGTGAATACTTCAGAGAGCGGTTTTGTGACGTTAACTAGTACTGAAAGTGGCTTTGTGACCAATGAGATCTATGAGCTGTGCAATGATCAGATGGGACAAAGCAAGGAGTCGGCCTGGGTGGAAAACGAAATATATGGATATTAA